In Fundulus heteroclitus isolate FHET01 chromosome 16, MU-UCD_Fhet_4.1, whole genome shotgun sequence, a single genomic region encodes these proteins:
- the gpatch8 gene encoding G patch domain-containing protein 8 isoform X2, producing MQGRTDPVPIVLKYDVMGMGRMEMELDYAEDATEKRRVLEVEKEDTEELRQKYKDQVEKEKAIAKALEDLRANFYCELCDKQYTKHQEFDNHINSYDHAHKQRLKELKQREFARNVSSRSRKDGKKHEKMLRRLHVLAEQRKQDKQDRTPGSGPMFKTTTVAVDGEKEGDESVTMENPVVTDAALEGSPSEKTDRSSPKPSPAITFSLGKNTSSSPTPSGASKVSVSFSFAKKAPVKLETAAAVFADHGEEAKEDEENQEGEKAGGQDETSGCSTDSPRRAAEGDEGGEKGGAAGAEEAQQADDGGSLASTLNKLKMMMKKDEGFSGQEPQYYHYIPPAHCRVKPNFQFLLFMKASEQCPSKDDEDEEEMEEVQKAEESSDQSESKATECDKTEKEQEDEASAAEPVPPPPSPPKVKVEESVVPGAPDPASTAPASIQKAESPQSAADSNPGPKIPTGPFFPVLSKDESTTLQWPTELLEFTKTEPSLSYSCNPLYFDFKLSRNKGLRGGKAAKSPKAVEEAGDKGQDGAASTADVATPAPETCTEKGKPAAKEDPSQPEPDEQKPATASSSSSAKKKKKKKKKKHKKSGKHSKREGKEKDAAKDAEENTEAAQEKPKKKKKHKRKKSKNKDPGQEEAAGDDREKGKAKSEDRAAGSSAQPAAGGSAGAELGKRKRAAKEVPSKSGAEQGGSGKANDKTPSSEDHGSSKRQKTDGGHGASCSSAAHKSPDHGRPPSSESEEEGGSSAQHSRHHRSSPREQRRHHSEESRRSCSRSSRRGERRGSSRRRHRGNASRSRSYSSSSGRSSARSSGYSRRSRSYSDSYSDYSTEGRRRRRSKRSSDSEYERRGSRGRRRSRRHQYSSSSSDDSRSRSRSYSRRKRHRRHRRSSSRSSSSWSRSTSTRSWRRSYSRSRSSASRSSSSNKGSPHRRGARARADSDTHRRDFNRSRIYRSQSPRSSSRSLNRSSHASTSQTLRPVGSRDAGEHKNMLTARQLLERVQSKKSSEDSASGTKSGLKIKDPPVGYFGPKLPPALGSKAMLPLFGKLQAGKKPLIPLTRPDEGEKSARGKGSEADSEVILVEPIREFPPPPPPPAPPVQKVEEAPQNTATQEETPEQSSAEEQAHQEPQPLFEQDPSMMMPQYQAEPGQDPAQNPMMESIMPEMQQQQPPVHGYPAYPPPSLEEDGMEAQEDGLAPLESQPITFTPEEMEKYSKLQQAAQQHIQQQLLAKQVKAFPSAAAAAAAAAAAANLAPAPPPPALQQIHIQQPTVSVASGTSITTVQHAILQHHAATAAAMGIHPAHAHHPHPAHAQLAQVHHIPQHHLTPISLSPLGHSLGHSLGHSLGHAGLIPAHHTAFLSGQPIHIIPASALHHTPLALHHVPHTALYPTLFAPRPSQAAAAAALQLHPLLHPIFSGQDLQHPPNHGS from the exons GACGCACCGACCCTGTGCCCATTGTTCTTAAATATGATGTCATGGGAATGGGCCGAATGGAGATGGAG CTGGACTATGCTGAGGATGCCACAGAGAAGCGGAGAGTGcttgaagtggaaaaagaggacaCAGAAGAGCTGCGGCAAAAatacaag GACCAGGTGGAAAAGGAGAAGGCTATCGCAAAAGCCCTGGAAGACCTGAGAGCAAATTTCTACTGCGAGCTTTGTGACAAGCAGTACACCAAACACCAGGAGTTTGACAACCACATCAACTCGTACGACCACGCGCACAAACAG AGGTTAAAAGAGCTGAAGCAGAGAGAGTTCGCTCGCAATGTGTCCTCCCGTTCCCGGAAAGACGGGAAGAAGCACGAGAAGATGCTGCGTCGGCTGCACGTTCTGGCCGAGCAGAGGAAGCAGGACAAACAGGACCG CACTCCTGGCAGCGGCCCCATGTTCAAAACGACAACAGTCGCTGTTGACGGGGAGAAAGAAGGAGACGAAAGCGTGACAATGGAGAACCCCGTTGTGACAGACGCCGCCCTTGAGGGATCGCCGTCAGAGAAAACCGACCGCTCCTCCCCAAAGCCCAGCCCGGCTATTACTTTTTCTCTGGGGAAGAACACGTCCTCATCCCCAACTCCCAGTGGCGCCTCTAAAGTCAGCGTGTCGTTCTCTTTCGCCAAGAAAGCCCCCGTGAAGCTGGAGACGGCAGCCGCCGTCTTTGCCGATCATGGCGAGGAGGCaaaggaggatgaggagaaccAGGAAGGGGAGAAGGCCGGGGGACAGGACGAGACGTCCGGCTGCAGCACAGACAGTCCCAGGAGGGCAGCCGAAGGAGATGAGGGAGGGGAGAAAGGCGGCGCTGCTGGGGCAGAGGAGGCGCAGCAGGCTGACGACGGCGGCTCGTTGGCGTCGACTTTAAACAAACTCAAGATGATGATGAAAAAGGACGAAGGGTTTTCTGGACAAGAGCCGCAGTACTACCACTATATACCCCCGGCCCACTGCCGGGTGAAGCCCAACTTTCAGTTTTTGCTGTTCATGAAGGCGTCGGAGCAGTGTCCGAGCAAAGACGACGAGGACGAAGAGGAAATGGAGGAAGTGCAAAAGGCCGAAGAAAGTTCTGATCAGAGCGAGTCCAAAGCGACTGAGTGTGATAAGACTGAAAAAGAACAAGAGGACGAGGCGTCGGCGGCCGAGCCGGTGCCGCCGCCGCCTTCGCCGCCCAAAGTGAAGGTGGAGGAAAGCGTCGTTCCTGGTGCTCCGGACCCAGCGTCCACTGCGCCCGCCTCCATCCAGAAAGCAGAGAGCCCCCAGAGCGCCGCCGACTCAAACCCCGGTCCAAAAATCCCAACGGGGCCCTTCTTCCCCGTCCTGAGCAAAGACGAAAGTACCACTTTGCAGTGGCCGACGGAGCTGCTTGAGTTTACAAAAACTGAGCCTTCTCTGTCTTACAGCTGTAACCCTCTGTACTTTGACTTCAAGCTGTCGCGAAATAAAGGGCTGCGAGGCGGCAAAGCGGCGAAGTCCCCCAAGGCCGTCGAAGAGGCCGGTGACAAAGGACAAGACGGAGCGGCTTCAACAGCCGACGTTGCAACACCCGCACCTGAAACATGCACTGAGAAGGGCAAGCCTGCAGCGAAGGAGGATCCCAGTCAGCCTGAACCCGATGAGCAGAAACCCGCCactgccagcagcagcagcagcgcgaaaaagaaaaagaagaagaagaagaagaagcacaaGAAGTCCGGGAAACATTCAAAACGCGAAGGAAAGGAAAAGGACGCAGCCAAAGACGCAGAGGAGAATACCGAGGCAGCGCAGGAAAAacctaaaaagaagaagaaacacaaacggaaaaagagcaaaaacaaagatccGGGTCAGGAAGAGGCCGCTGGTGACGACAGAGAAAAGGGAAAGGCAAAGTCTGAAGATAGAGCCGCTGGTTCCTCCGCTCAGCCCGCCGCCGGAGGATCCGCCGGAGCCGAGCTGGGTAAACGGAAACGGGCTGCAAAGGAAGTGCCTTCTAAATCCGGAGCGGAGCAAGGAGGAAGCGGCAAAGCCAACGACAAGACCCCCTCCTCAGAGGACCACGGGAGCTCAAAGAGACAAAAGACCGACGGCGGGCACGGCGCGTCCTGCTCCTCCGCCGCCCACAAAAGTCCCGACCACGGCAGACCGCCCAGCAGCGAGAGCGAGGAGGAGGGCGGCTCCAGCGCCCAGCACTCGCGTCACCACCGGTCCAGCCCGCGGGAGCAGCGCCGCCACCACAGCGAGGAGTCCAGGCGCTCCTGCAGCCGCTCCTCGAGGCGGGGGGAGAGGCGCGGCAGCAGCCGGCGCCGCCACCGCGGCAACGCCTCCCGCAGCCGCTCCTACTCCAGCAGCTCCGGCCGCTCCTCGGCGAGGAGCAGCGGCTACAGCCGCCGCAGCCGCAGCTACTCGGACAGCTACAGCGACTACAGCACGGAGGGCCGCAGGCGGCGCCGCTCCAAGCGCTCGTCGGACTCCGAGTACGAGCGGCGGGGCAGTCGAGGTCGCCGGCGGTCCAGGAGACATCAGTACTCCTCGTCCTCCTCAGACGACTCCCGCTCGCGCTCCCGCAGCTACAGCAGGAGGAAGCGGCACCGGCGGCACCGACGCAGCAGCTCCAGGAGTTCCagcagctggagccgcagcaccAGCACCAGGTCGTGGCGGCGCAGCTACAGCCGCAGCCGAAGCTCGGCGAGCCGCTCCTCCAGCTCCAACAAAGGCTCCCCACACCGACGCGGCGCCCGGGCTCGAGCCGACAGCGACACGCACCGCAGAGACTTCAACCGCTCTCGGATCTATCGCTCCCAGTCGCCTCGCTCGTCCTCGCGGAGCCTCAACCGCAGCAGCCATGCCTCCACGTCGCAGACGCTCAGGCCGGTCGGCTCTCGCGACGCCGGGGAACACAAGAATATGCTGACGGCGCGGCAGCTGCTGGAGAGGGTCCAGTCCAAGAAGAGCTCTGAGGATTCTGCGTCAGGAACAAAGTCTGGGCTGAAGATTAAAGACCCACCGGTGGGTTACTTCGGTCCTAAATTACCGCCAGCCCTGGGAAGCAAAGCCATGTTGCCCCTTTTTGGTAAGCTGCAGGCCGGGAAGAAGCCACTGATCCCCCTGACGAGACCCGACGAGGGCGAGAAGTCGGCGAGGGGAAAGGGTTCTGAAGCGGACAGCGAGGTTATCCTAGTAGAACCTATTAGGGAgttccctcctcctccaccgccTCCAGCCCCGCCGGTGCAGAAGGTGGAGGAGGCCCCACAGAACACGGCGACACAGGAAGAGACTCCAGAACAGTCGAGTGCAGAGGAGCAGGCGCACCAAGAGCCCCAGCCGCTGTTTGAACAGGACCCTTCCATGATGATGCCCCAGTACCAAGCGGAACCGGGTCAAGACCCCGCCCAGAACCCCATGATGGAGTCCATCATGCCCGAGATGCAGCAACAGCAGCCTCCGGTGCACGGGTACCCCGCTTACCCTCCGCCCAGCCTGGAGGAGGACGGCATGGAGGCCCAGGAGGACGGACTGGCGCCCTTGGAGAGTCAGCCCATCACGTTCACGCCGGAGGAGATGGAGAAATACAGCAAGCTGCAGCAGGCTGCACAGCAGCACattcagcagcagctcctggcCAAGCAGGTCAAGGCGTTCCCCTcggccgcagccgccgccgcggccgccgcagccgccgccaaCTTGGCCCCGGCGCCGCCGCCCCCGGCTCTGCAACAGATCCACATCCAGCAGCCCACGGTCTCCGTAGCGTCCGGCACGTCCATCACCACTGTCCAGCACGCCATCCTGCAGCACCACGCAGCCACCGCCGCAGCCATGGGCATCCACCCGGCACACGCGCACCACCCTCACCCTGCGCATGCCCAGCTGGCCCAGGTGCACCACATTCCCCAGCACCACCTCACCCCCATCTCCTTGTCCCCTCTAGGACACTCTCTGGGTCACTCTTTAGGACACTCGCTGGGGCATGCGGGGCTAATCCCCGCCCACCACACGGCCTTCCTTTCCGGTCAGCCGATCCACATCATCCCCGCGTCGGCGCTGCACCACACGCCGCTGGCGCTGCACCACGTCCCGCACACCGCCCTCTATCCGACACTATTCGCCCCCCGGCCCTCTCAGGCTGCCGCGGCGGCGGCTCTCCAGCTCCACCCGCTTCTGCACCCGATCTTCTCAGGGCAGGACCTCCAGCACCCGCCTAACCACGGCTCCTGA
- the gpatch8 gene encoding G patch domain-containing protein 8 isoform X3: protein MGMGRMEMELDYAEDATEKRRVLEVEKEDTEELRQKYKDQVEKEKAIAKALEDLRANFYCELCDKQYTKHQEFDNHINSYDHAHKQRLKELKQREFARNVSSRSRKDGKKHEKMLRRLHVLAEQRKQDKQDRTPGSGPMFKTTTVAVDGEKEGDESVTMENPVVTDAALEGSPSEKTDRSSPKPSPAITFSLGKNTSSSPTPSGASKVSVSFSFAKKAPVKLETAAAVFADHGEEAKEDEENQEGEKAGGQDETSGCSTDSPRRAAEGDEGGEKGGAAGAEEAQQADDGGSLASTLNKLKMMMKKDEGFSGQEPQYYHYIPPAHCRVKPNFQFLLFMKASEQCPSKDDEDEEEMEEVQKAEESSDQSESKATECDKTEKEQEDEASAAEPVPPPPSPPKVKVEESVVPGAPDPASTAPASIQKAESPQSAADSNPGPKIPTGPFFPVLSKDESTTLQWPTELLEFTKTEPSLSYSCNPLYFDFKLSRNKGLRGGKAAKSPKAVEEAGDKGQDGAASTADVATPAPETCTEKGKPAAKEDPSQPEPDEQKPATASSSSSAKKKKKKKKKKHKKSGKHSKREGKEKDAAKDAEENTEAAQEKPKKKKKHKRKKSKNKDPGQEEAAGDDREKGKAKSEDRAAGSSAQPAAGGSAGAELGKRKRAAKEVPSKSGAEQGGSGKANDKTPSSEDHGSSKRQKTDGGHGASCSSAAHKSPDHGRPPSSESEEEGGSSAQHSRHHRSSPREQRRHHSEESRRSCSRSSRRGERRGSSRRRHRGNASRSRSYSSSSGRSSARSSGYSRRSRSYSDSYSDYSTEGRRRRRSKRSSDSEYERRGSRGRRRSRRHQYSSSSSDDSRSRSRSYSRRKRHRRHRRSSSRSSSSWSRSTSTRSWRRSYSRSRSSASRSSSSNKGSPHRRGARARADSDTHRRDFNRSRIYRSQSPRSSSRSLNRSSHASTSQTLRPVGSRDAGEHKNMLTARQLLERVQSKKSSEDSASGTKSGLKIKDPPVGYFGPKLPPALGSKAMLPLFGKLQAGKKPLIPLTRPDEGEKSARGKGSEADSEVILVEPIREFPPPPPPPAPPVQKVEEAPQNTATQEETPEQSSAEEQAHQEPQPLFEQDPSMMMPQYQAEPGQDPAQNPMMESIMPEMQQQQPPVHGYPAYPPPSLEEDGMEAQEDGLAPLESQPITFTPEEMEKYSKLQQAAQQHIQQQLLAKQVKAFPSAAAAAAAAAAAANLAPAPPPPALQQIHIQQPTVSVASGTSITTVQHAILQHHAATAAAMGIHPAHAHHPHPAHAQLAQVHHIPQHHLTPISLSPLGHSLGHSLGHSLGHAGLIPAHHTAFLSGQPIHIIPASALHHTPLALHHVPHTALYPTLFAPRPSQAAAAAALQLHPLLHPIFSGQDLQHPPNHGS from the exons ATGGGAATGGGCCGAATGGAGATGGAG CTGGACTATGCTGAGGATGCCACAGAGAAGCGGAGAGTGcttgaagtggaaaaagaggacaCAGAAGAGCTGCGGCAAAAatacaag GACCAGGTGGAAAAGGAGAAGGCTATCGCAAAAGCCCTGGAAGACCTGAGAGCAAATTTCTACTGCGAGCTTTGTGACAAGCAGTACACCAAACACCAGGAGTTTGACAACCACATCAACTCGTACGACCACGCGCACAAACAG AGGTTAAAAGAGCTGAAGCAGAGAGAGTTCGCTCGCAATGTGTCCTCCCGTTCCCGGAAAGACGGGAAGAAGCACGAGAAGATGCTGCGTCGGCTGCACGTTCTGGCCGAGCAGAGGAAGCAGGACAAACAGGACCG CACTCCTGGCAGCGGCCCCATGTTCAAAACGACAACAGTCGCTGTTGACGGGGAGAAAGAAGGAGACGAAAGCGTGACAATGGAGAACCCCGTTGTGACAGACGCCGCCCTTGAGGGATCGCCGTCAGAGAAAACCGACCGCTCCTCCCCAAAGCCCAGCCCGGCTATTACTTTTTCTCTGGGGAAGAACACGTCCTCATCCCCAACTCCCAGTGGCGCCTCTAAAGTCAGCGTGTCGTTCTCTTTCGCCAAGAAAGCCCCCGTGAAGCTGGAGACGGCAGCCGCCGTCTTTGCCGATCATGGCGAGGAGGCaaaggaggatgaggagaaccAGGAAGGGGAGAAGGCCGGGGGACAGGACGAGACGTCCGGCTGCAGCACAGACAGTCCCAGGAGGGCAGCCGAAGGAGATGAGGGAGGGGAGAAAGGCGGCGCTGCTGGGGCAGAGGAGGCGCAGCAGGCTGACGACGGCGGCTCGTTGGCGTCGACTTTAAACAAACTCAAGATGATGATGAAAAAGGACGAAGGGTTTTCTGGACAAGAGCCGCAGTACTACCACTATATACCCCCGGCCCACTGCCGGGTGAAGCCCAACTTTCAGTTTTTGCTGTTCATGAAGGCGTCGGAGCAGTGTCCGAGCAAAGACGACGAGGACGAAGAGGAAATGGAGGAAGTGCAAAAGGCCGAAGAAAGTTCTGATCAGAGCGAGTCCAAAGCGACTGAGTGTGATAAGACTGAAAAAGAACAAGAGGACGAGGCGTCGGCGGCCGAGCCGGTGCCGCCGCCGCCTTCGCCGCCCAAAGTGAAGGTGGAGGAAAGCGTCGTTCCTGGTGCTCCGGACCCAGCGTCCACTGCGCCCGCCTCCATCCAGAAAGCAGAGAGCCCCCAGAGCGCCGCCGACTCAAACCCCGGTCCAAAAATCCCAACGGGGCCCTTCTTCCCCGTCCTGAGCAAAGACGAAAGTACCACTTTGCAGTGGCCGACGGAGCTGCTTGAGTTTACAAAAACTGAGCCTTCTCTGTCTTACAGCTGTAACCCTCTGTACTTTGACTTCAAGCTGTCGCGAAATAAAGGGCTGCGAGGCGGCAAAGCGGCGAAGTCCCCCAAGGCCGTCGAAGAGGCCGGTGACAAAGGACAAGACGGAGCGGCTTCAACAGCCGACGTTGCAACACCCGCACCTGAAACATGCACTGAGAAGGGCAAGCCTGCAGCGAAGGAGGATCCCAGTCAGCCTGAACCCGATGAGCAGAAACCCGCCactgccagcagcagcagcagcgcgaaaaagaaaaagaagaagaagaagaagaagcacaaGAAGTCCGGGAAACATTCAAAACGCGAAGGAAAGGAAAAGGACGCAGCCAAAGACGCAGAGGAGAATACCGAGGCAGCGCAGGAAAAacctaaaaagaagaagaaacacaaacggaaaaagagcaaaaacaaagatccGGGTCAGGAAGAGGCCGCTGGTGACGACAGAGAAAAGGGAAAGGCAAAGTCTGAAGATAGAGCCGCTGGTTCCTCCGCTCAGCCCGCCGCCGGAGGATCCGCCGGAGCCGAGCTGGGTAAACGGAAACGGGCTGCAAAGGAAGTGCCTTCTAAATCCGGAGCGGAGCAAGGAGGAAGCGGCAAAGCCAACGACAAGACCCCCTCCTCAGAGGACCACGGGAGCTCAAAGAGACAAAAGACCGACGGCGGGCACGGCGCGTCCTGCTCCTCCGCCGCCCACAAAAGTCCCGACCACGGCAGACCGCCCAGCAGCGAGAGCGAGGAGGAGGGCGGCTCCAGCGCCCAGCACTCGCGTCACCACCGGTCCAGCCCGCGGGAGCAGCGCCGCCACCACAGCGAGGAGTCCAGGCGCTCCTGCAGCCGCTCCTCGAGGCGGGGGGAGAGGCGCGGCAGCAGCCGGCGCCGCCACCGCGGCAACGCCTCCCGCAGCCGCTCCTACTCCAGCAGCTCCGGCCGCTCCTCGGCGAGGAGCAGCGGCTACAGCCGCCGCAGCCGCAGCTACTCGGACAGCTACAGCGACTACAGCACGGAGGGCCGCAGGCGGCGCCGCTCCAAGCGCTCGTCGGACTCCGAGTACGAGCGGCGGGGCAGTCGAGGTCGCCGGCGGTCCAGGAGACATCAGTACTCCTCGTCCTCCTCAGACGACTCCCGCTCGCGCTCCCGCAGCTACAGCAGGAGGAAGCGGCACCGGCGGCACCGACGCAGCAGCTCCAGGAGTTCCagcagctggagccgcagcaccAGCACCAGGTCGTGGCGGCGCAGCTACAGCCGCAGCCGAAGCTCGGCGAGCCGCTCCTCCAGCTCCAACAAAGGCTCCCCACACCGACGCGGCGCCCGGGCTCGAGCCGACAGCGACACGCACCGCAGAGACTTCAACCGCTCTCGGATCTATCGCTCCCAGTCGCCTCGCTCGTCCTCGCGGAGCCTCAACCGCAGCAGCCATGCCTCCACGTCGCAGACGCTCAGGCCGGTCGGCTCTCGCGACGCCGGGGAACACAAGAATATGCTGACGGCGCGGCAGCTGCTGGAGAGGGTCCAGTCCAAGAAGAGCTCTGAGGATTCTGCGTCAGGAACAAAGTCTGGGCTGAAGATTAAAGACCCACCGGTGGGTTACTTCGGTCCTAAATTACCGCCAGCCCTGGGAAGCAAAGCCATGTTGCCCCTTTTTGGTAAGCTGCAGGCCGGGAAGAAGCCACTGATCCCCCTGACGAGACCCGACGAGGGCGAGAAGTCGGCGAGGGGAAAGGGTTCTGAAGCGGACAGCGAGGTTATCCTAGTAGAACCTATTAGGGAgttccctcctcctccaccgccTCCAGCCCCGCCGGTGCAGAAGGTGGAGGAGGCCCCACAGAACACGGCGACACAGGAAGAGACTCCAGAACAGTCGAGTGCAGAGGAGCAGGCGCACCAAGAGCCCCAGCCGCTGTTTGAACAGGACCCTTCCATGATGATGCCCCAGTACCAAGCGGAACCGGGTCAAGACCCCGCCCAGAACCCCATGATGGAGTCCATCATGCCCGAGATGCAGCAACAGCAGCCTCCGGTGCACGGGTACCCCGCTTACCCTCCGCCCAGCCTGGAGGAGGACGGCATGGAGGCCCAGGAGGACGGACTGGCGCCCTTGGAGAGTCAGCCCATCACGTTCACGCCGGAGGAGATGGAGAAATACAGCAAGCTGCAGCAGGCTGCACAGCAGCACattcagcagcagctcctggcCAAGCAGGTCAAGGCGTTCCCCTcggccgcagccgccgccgcggccgccgcagccgccgccaaCTTGGCCCCGGCGCCGCCGCCCCCGGCTCTGCAACAGATCCACATCCAGCAGCCCACGGTCTCCGTAGCGTCCGGCACGTCCATCACCACTGTCCAGCACGCCATCCTGCAGCACCACGCAGCCACCGCCGCAGCCATGGGCATCCACCCGGCACACGCGCACCACCCTCACCCTGCGCATGCCCAGCTGGCCCAGGTGCACCACATTCCCCAGCACCACCTCACCCCCATCTCCTTGTCCCCTCTAGGACACTCTCTGGGTCACTCTTTAGGACACTCGCTGGGGCATGCGGGGCTAATCCCCGCCCACCACACGGCCTTCCTTTCCGGTCAGCCGATCCACATCATCCCCGCGTCGGCGCTGCACCACACGCCGCTGGCGCTGCACCACGTCCCGCACACCGCCCTCTATCCGACACTATTCGCCCCCCGGCCCTCTCAGGCTGCCGCGGCGGCGGCTCTCCAGCTCCACCCGCTTCTGCACCCGATCTTCTCAGGGCAGGACCTCCAGCACCCGCCTAACCACGGCTCCTGA